In the genome of Terriglobia bacterium, the window GACGACGGCGTCGACCGTCATCCCCGACGTGAGGGCGACGTTCGCCGTGCTCGAGCCCACGGCGATCGTGAGGGTCTCGTCGCGGCCGAGGCCGCTCCCGGAGATCGACGCGCCACCGACGACCGTCGCTTGCTCGGCCGCGCGCGTCACCTCGATCGCGTAGTCGCCCGCGGTCGTGTTCGTCGAGGCGCTCTGGTAGGCGATTCGGGGGTCCGTCGCGCTCCCGGACGCGACGAACAGCTGGCCCACCTCGTCGAACTGATTCTCGAGCAGGTCGCTGAGCTGGGACGTGTCGAGGGACATCTTCCCGGTCTGCCCGTCGAACGACACGCCCACGGCCGAGAGCGAGCGAATCCCTCCGAAGGGGATCCCCTCCACCCCGCCCGTGACGAGGCTCTGCAGCTCCTGCTGGGTCTGGCGCGCGGTGCTGTCGCTCGCCAGCGGCCCGGGGTTGTCCCGGTTGAACTGCGCGTTGAAGAAGTCGACGGCGTCGTTGTAGGCGCTCACGAGGGTCTGGACGTTGGCGACCACGGTGTCGCGGTCGGGGTTGATCTCGACCGTGACCGGCGTGCCGGACGTCTTCCCCCTCAGGTTCAGCGTGGTTCCGGGGATCACGCCGGTGACCTCGTTGCTCGACGAGGTCACCTCGACACCGTCCACCTTGACCCGGGCGTCCGCCGCCGCGGTCACCAGGCCGGCCGGATCGGTGAGGCGCAGGTTGGTGGAATCGCTGATGGTGAGGGCGTGCTGGCGCCCGGTCTCCTCCGAGCGGACGACCAGCCGGTAGCCGTTTCCGTCGTAGATGACGGAGGCCTGCACCCCCTGGTCGGAGTCGTTGATCGCGTCGCGCACGGCCTCGAGGGAGTTGTTCCCCGAAGCCGCGCTCACGCTCACGGTGATCGCCTCGTGGCCCCCCGCCTGAACGGTGATCGCCCCGTCCGAGACCAGACCCTGATCGGAGGCGGCGAGGTCGGCGCTCTTCACCTTGTGGGCGGCGGCGAGGTCGAGGACCTCGATCGCGAACAGACCCGTCTCGGCCCCGGCGCCCGGGGTGGCGCCCAGGAGCGTGCTGTCGCTGA includes:
- the fliD gene encoding flagellar filament capping protein FliD, whose product is MDIGSITFGGLASGLDTQSLIDSILKAEHAPADKLATQKAQLQSRMSALDQMRSKLTAFSNAIQDLSADVSFRGRKATVSDSTLLGATPGAGAETGLFAIEVLDLAAAHKVKSADLAASDQGLVSDGAITVQAGGHEAITVSVSAASGNNSLEAVRDAINDSDQGVQASVIYDGNGYRLVVRSEETGRQHALTISDSTNLRLTDPAGLVTAAADARVKVDGVEVTSSSNEVTGVIPGTTLNLRGKTSGTPVTVEINPDRDTVVANVQTLVSAYNDAVDFFNAQFNRDNPGPLASDSTARQTQQELQSLVTGGVEGIPFGGIRSLSAVGVSFDGQTGKMSLDTSQLSDLLENQFDEVGQLFVASGSATDPRIAYQSASTNTTAGDYAIEVTRAAEQATVVGGASISGSGLGRDETLTIAVGSSTANVALTSGMTVDAVVDAVNASLRSGGVAATAINDGGRLRLTTKAFGSAAGVSVTSSVADPGNGSGSGFGLAAVTDDGMDVAGTIAGVEASGSGQLLMAAGDGASAGLTVKVTATAADIARTGGDFGTLSYSRGLVRTLVSNLNGVTSLANGPISTARDVLDADVKRMSDDIARIEARLEKRKAYLVRTFGAAEQAIAALQAQQSQLSSIIGG